In Sphaeramia orbicularis chromosome 12, fSphaOr1.1, whole genome shotgun sequence, the following proteins share a genomic window:
- the ak1 gene encoding adenylate kinase isoenzyme 1, whose translation MADKIKDAKIIFVVGGPGSGKGTQCERVVAKYGYTHLSSGDLLRAEVSSGSERGKQLQAIMQKGELVPLDTVLDMIKDAMIAKADVSKGFLIDGYPREVKQGEEFEKKIGKPCLLLYIDAKAETMVQRLLKRGETSGRSDDNEETIKKRLDLYYKATEPVIAFYEGRGIVRKIDSELPVEEVFGQVSKAIDAL comes from the exons ATAAAATTAAAGATGCTAAGATTATCTTCGTTGTGG gtggaCCAGGCTCTGGTAAGGGCACCCAGTGTGAGAGGGTGGTGGCTAAGTACGGCTACACCCACCTGTCCTCTGGGGATCTGCTCCGGGCTGAGGTGTCCTCTGGCTCCGAAAGAGGGAAGCAGCTCCAGGCCATCATGCAGAAGGGAGAGCTCGTACCCCTG GACACAGTCTTAGACATGATTAAGGACGCCATGATCGCCAAGGCTGACGTTTCCAAAGGCTTCCTTATTGATGGCTACCCCCGTGAGGTGAAGCAGGGCGAGGAGTTCGAGAAGAAG ATCGGTAAACCCTGCCTGCTGCTGTACATTGATGCCAAAGCCGAGACAATGGTCCAGAGGCTGTTGAAGCGCGGTGAGACCAGCGGACGTTCAGATGATAACGAGGAGACCATCAAGAAGCGCCTGGACTTGTACTACAAAGCAACAGAGCCCGTCATCGCCTTCTATGAAGGCCGTGGCATCGTCAGGAAG ATCGACTCGGAGCTGCCAGTGGAGGAGGTCTTCGGCCAAGTCTCCAAGGCTATTGATGCACTGTAG